A genome region from Dolichospermum compactum NIES-806 includes the following:
- a CDS encoding N-acetylmuramoyl-L-alanine amidase: protein MKLQWLIPTTFGTVLMLSSPTLAAKLESWRFDRNQNILEINTNGAVKPQAQVIFNPTRLVIDLPGVKFGRSQLTQQIGGGIREIRIGQFDEQTTRIVLEINPGYTLDPQQVKFVGKSANRWTVKLPKLELNTNSTNTNTNNTNNYNLVGIDSPPKPEFSPITKIARNNRGITQLESLQITGDGFFIRTNGGNPQTRIIRSRDKDTVFIDILSATLSPNLTQGNLAVNKHGVDNIEFTQSQITPTSVRMTLKIAANSPDWRVTSSSSGLIILPNRGIINTPENENFPPTRNNNGSIATIESIELTDNGTQLLIKADQVISATTGWDKSSGFFRITIPNAKLANEVKGPTFDANSPIIKLRLQPQPPNTVVILVQPASGVTLGVPNQVGDKLLGLKLQRYRQIRPPMNLPPLLPPRQQLPDLKPRQPRINQRRSVRKGKIVVIIDPGHGGKDSGAIGIGGVQEKNVILPIGKRIAEVLERNGIQVIMTRDSDYFVTLPGRVTMAQRANADVFVSIHANSAGESRPEVSGLETYHYDSGLTLAQIVHSKILQSLNVRDRKVRKARFYVLRKTSMPSILVETGFLTGRDDAAKLRTSAYQNQMADAIAQGILQYLKSR from the coding sequence GTGAAACTACAATGGTTAATACCTACTACTTTTGGTACTGTACTCATGCTATCATCGCCAACTTTAGCCGCAAAATTAGAATCTTGGCGATTTGATCGTAATCAAAATATCTTAGAAATTAACACAAATGGTGCTGTCAAACCACAAGCACAAGTAATTTTTAATCCCACTCGCTTAGTAATTGATTTACCAGGTGTTAAATTTGGACGTTCCCAATTAACTCAACAAATAGGCGGAGGCATTCGGGAAATTCGCATTGGTCAATTTGATGAACAAACGACACGAATAGTTTTAGAAATAAATCCTGGTTACACCCTAGATCCTCAACAAGTAAAATTTGTCGGTAAAAGTGCCAATCGCTGGACAGTAAAATTACCAAAATTAGAACTTAATACCAACTCAACTAATACTAATACTAATAATACTAATAATTACAATCTAGTCGGCATAGACTCCCCGCCGAAACCTGAGTTCTCACCAATTACTAAAATTGCCCGCAACAATAGAGGCATAACTCAACTTGAAAGTTTGCAAATTACTGGGGATGGCTTTTTTATCCGCACTAATGGTGGTAATCCTCAAACTAGAATCATAAGAAGCCGGGATAAAGACACAGTATTTATTGACATTCTTAGTGCAACTTTATCACCCAACCTAACACAAGGAAATTTGGCAGTTAATAAACACGGTGTGGACAATATTGAATTTACCCAATCACAAATAACACCAACATCTGTCCGCATGACCCTAAAAATCGCCGCAAATAGTCCTGACTGGCGAGTCACCTCCAGTAGCAGCGGTTTAATCATCCTTCCCAACAGGGGAATTATCAATACACCTGAAAATGAGAATTTTCCCCCGACCAGAAACAATAACGGCTCAATTGCGACAATAGAATCTATAGAACTTACTGACAACGGCACACAATTATTAATTAAAGCCGACCAAGTTATATCCGCTACCACAGGTTGGGATAAAAGTTCTGGTTTTTTCCGTATTACCATTCCCAATGCCAAATTAGCCAACGAAGTCAAAGGCCCTACCTTTGATGCTAATAGTCCTATCATCAAACTCCGTCTGCAACCACAACCGCCAAATACTGTAGTTATCTTGGTTCAACCTGCATCAGGTGTAACACTAGGTGTACCCAATCAGGTAGGAGATAAACTTCTGGGTCTAAAACTGCAACGATATCGTCAGATTAGACCACCCATGAATTTACCTCCCCTATTACCACCCAGACAACAACTACCTGACCTCAAACCCAGACAACCACGAATTAACCAAAGGCGCTCCGTTCGTAAAGGCAAAATAGTAGTTATAATTGACCCCGGACATGGTGGTAAAGACTCAGGGGCAATTGGTATCGGTGGAGTCCAGGAAAAAAATGTTATTTTACCAATTGGGAAAAGGATTGCAGAAGTTTTGGAACGAAACGGTATCCAAGTAATTATGACGCGAGACTCTGACTATTTTGTAACTCTACCAGGACGAGTGACAATGGCACAACGGGCCAATGCTGATGTGTTTGTCAGTATCCACGCTAATTCAGCCGGTGAGAGTCGTCCAGAAGTTAGTGGCTTAGAGACTTATCATTACGATAGTGGTTTAACACTCGCTCAAATTGTCCACAGTAAAATTCTGCAAAGTCTTAATGTCAGAGATAGGAAAGTGCGGAAAGCTAGATTTTATGTTCTTCGCAAAACTTCTATGCCCTCAATTTTAGTAGAAACCGGTTTCTTAACTGGTAGAGACGATGCTGCCAAACTGAGAACTTCAGCTTATCAAAATCAAATGGCCGATGCGATCGCCCAAGGCATACTTCAGTATTTAAAATCTAGATAA
- a CDS encoding N-acetylmuramoyl-L-alanine amidase: MKLHWLIPSTFGTVFILSSPAFAAKLESWRFDTNQNHLEINTSSPVQPQAQLIFNPTRLVIDLPGTELGRPSVTQQIGSKIRTIRVGQFDDQTTRLVIELAPGYTFNPKQVKFVPTNGKRWIVELPQPEVASGQTGEPSLPPTSDKSSEPTLDPRSIYNVVTTNRITPSNRETTPGVVQIDKLRVTGDGFFISTTGGNPQLQINRTQDNRSVNIDIIGAALSPNMGQRDLLINRYGVRRVQFSQISSSPSAVRMTLQLDNTSRNWQALASGNSGFVVIPDPFAKLPENNQLSAPSLSDSPAIIQSVELSGNGTQLLIRADQAISATNGWDRSSGLFRITIPNAKLANQVKGPDFTNNSPILRVRLQPQSDNTVIILVQPASGVSFGALNQITSQLLALQLQTNLRTQRPPITPPGFPGSQDPPGSSTPPPQTRPQPRLPVPNSKVLVVIDPGHGGKDSGAPGLGGLLEKDVVLPISTKLATILEQNGIQVVLTRDADFFVELQGRVDIAKRVNATLFVSIHANAVNNRPDVNGLEVYYYDSGYTLADTVRQAILQNISTLKNRGTRKARFYVLRKNTMPAILVETGYMTGREDNPRLGSPEYQSRMAEGIASGILNYLKQR, from the coding sequence GTGAAACTACATTGGTTAATACCTAGCACTTTTGGAACTGTCTTCATCCTATCTTCGCCCGCTTTTGCCGCGAAATTAGAATCTTGGCGGTTTGATACTAATCAAAACCACTTAGAAATTAACACATCTAGCCCTGTCCAACCCCAAGCCCAACTCATTTTTAACCCCACACGCTTAGTAATTGACTTACCAGGAACAGAACTTGGTCGTCCGTCCGTAACCCAACAAATTGGCAGCAAAATTCGCACCATTCGCGTCGGTCAATTTGATGACCAAACAACACGCTTAGTGATCGAACTAGCCCCTGGTTACACCTTCAACCCTAAGCAAGTTAAATTTGTTCCCACCAATGGCAAACGTTGGATAGTAGAATTACCACAACCGGAGGTTGCTTCTGGGCAAACTGGAGAACCATCATTACCCCCAACATCCGATAAATCATCTGAACCAACACTAGACCCCAGAAGTATTTACAACGTAGTTACCACCAACCGAATTACCCCATCTAATCGAGAAACCACCCCAGGGGTCGTCCAAATTGATAAATTGCGAGTTACAGGTGATGGATTTTTCATTAGCACCACTGGTGGCAATCCTCAACTGCAAATCAATCGCACTCAAGATAATCGCTCTGTCAATATTGATATCATTGGCGCAGCCCTATCACCAAATATGGGACAACGGGATCTATTGATTAATCGCTATGGAGTCCGTCGTGTCCAATTTAGCCAAATATCCAGCAGTCCATCGGCTGTTCGCATGACCTTACAATTAGATAACACCAGTCGCAATTGGCAAGCATTAGCTAGTGGTAACAGTGGTTTTGTCGTCATTCCAGATCCTTTCGCCAAATTACCTGAAAATAACCAATTGTCCGCACCATCACTGAGTGATTCCCCCGCAATTATTCAATCTGTAGAACTCAGTGGCAATGGCACACAATTACTAATTAGAGCCGACCAAGCCATATCAGCCACCAACGGCTGGGATAGAAGCTCAGGTCTATTTCGTATTACTATTCCCAATGCTAAATTAGCTAATCAGGTCAAGGGTCCGGATTTTACTAACAATAGCCCGATTCTGAGAGTTCGTCTCCAACCCCAATCTGACAATACTGTAATTATTCTTGTTCAACCTGCATCTGGCGTTAGCTTTGGCGCATTGAATCAAATTACATCCCAATTATTAGCACTACAATTACAAACTAATCTCCGTACTCAACGTCCTCCAATTACACCACCTGGATTTCCTGGATCACAAGATCCTCCAGGTTCTAGTACACCACCTCCGCAAACAAGACCTCAGCCTCGTCTACCAGTTCCTAATAGCAAAGTTTTAGTAGTTATTGATCCTGGACATGGCGGTAAAGATTCTGGCGCTCCTGGGCTAGGTGGTTTGCTAGAAAAGGATGTTGTTCTACCCATTAGTACCAAACTGGCAACAATTTTAGAACAAAATGGTATCCAAGTTGTCCTCACGCGAGATGCTGACTTTTTTGTGGAACTGCAAGGAAGGGTGGATATAGCCAAGCGTGTTAATGCAACTTTATTTGTCAGTATTCATGCTAATGCTGTGAATAATAGACCTGATGTCAATGGTTTAGAAGTTTATTATTACGACAGCGGCTATACTTTAGCGGATACTGTCCGACAAGCCATTCTCCAAAATATTAGTACCCTCAAGAATCGAGGCACTCGTAAAGCTAGATTTTATGTGCTGAGAAAAAATACTATGCCTGCTATTTTAGTAGAAACAGGCTACATGACCGGTCGGGAAGATAATCCTCGCTTAGGATCACCTGAATATCAAAGTCGTATGGCTGAGGGCATAGCTAGTGGTATTCTGAATTATTTAAAACAAAGATAA
- the murI gene encoding glutamate racemase has protein sequence MYSSSIFDTFSPQEPQRAPIGVFDSGVGGLTVLRQIYQQLPNESIIYVGDTARLPYGIRSQTEILQFVREILHWMQQQRVKMAIMACNTSSALALDIVRQEFNFPILGVILPGAKAAVQQGQRIGVIATPATAQSNAYRQAILEIQSNVQVWQVSCPEFVPLIEQNRIHDPYTIEIAKTYLEPLIQKEIDTLVYGCTHYPLLSPILRSLLPQQVKLIDPAVHVAAACSQELDILGIRNIHPPMPTRFAVSGCSQQFTQSSLQWLGYTPMVEQVCFADTVLS, from the coding sequence GTGTATTCATCTTCTATTTTTGATACTTTTTCCCCCCAAGAACCTCAACGCGCTCCGATTGGGGTATTTGACAGTGGAGTTGGCGGACTAACTGTACTGCGACAAATCTATCAACAACTTCCTAATGAATCCATTATTTATGTAGGGGATACAGCCCGTCTTCCCTATGGTATTCGTTCCCAAACAGAAATACTCCAATTCGTCCGAGAAATCCTCCATTGGATGCAGCAGCAACGGGTGAAAATGGCAATTATGGCCTGTAACACCAGTTCGGCTCTGGCATTAGATATAGTCCGTCAAGAATTTAATTTCCCCATTTTAGGGGTGATTCTACCTGGTGCAAAGGCAGCAGTCCAACAAGGACAACGGATTGGTGTGATTGCTACTCCAGCTACGGCTCAAAGCAATGCCTATCGTCAAGCTATTTTAGAAATTCAATCTAATGTCCAAGTCTGGCAAGTCAGTTGCCCAGAATTTGTCCCACTCATTGAACAAAATCGCATCCACGATCCTTATACTATAGAAATAGCCAAAACTTATCTAGAACCTTTGATTCAGAAAGAAATAGATACTTTAGTTTATGGTTGTACCCATTATCCCCTTTTGTCGCCCATCTTGCGATCGCTCCTTCCCCAGCAAGTCAAGCTCATTGACCCAGCAGTTCATGTCGCCGCCGCTTGCTCTCAAGAATTAGATATACTAGGGATTAGGAATATTCATCCACCAATGCCTACACGCTTCGCTGTCAGCGGTTGTTCCCAGCAATTTACCCAATCTAGCTTACAATGGTTGGGCTATACCCCAATGGTAGAACAAGTATGTTTTGCTGATACTGTCCTCTCTTAA
- the sds gene encoding solanesyl diphosphate synthase produces the protein MTPATSLFTPVEADLQILADNLKQLVGNRHPILYAAAEHLFGAGGKRIRPAIVLLISRATMLEEDITPRHRRLAEITEMIHTASLVHDDVVDESNVRRGVPTVHSLFGNRIAVLAGDFLFAQSSWYLANLNNLDVVKLLSEVIMDLAAGEIQQGLNRFDASLSTETYLQKSYYKTASLIANSSKAAGLISETSLETAEHLYSYGRNLGLSFQIVDDILDFTSSTDTLGKPAGSDLKSGNLTAPVLFALEEKPYLEVLIEREFSQAGDLEQALALIHDSRGIQRARELAAHHAKLATESIGVLEPSASREALMNLTDYVLSRLY, from the coding sequence ATGACCCCAGCCACCTCCCTGTTTACCCCTGTGGAAGCAGACCTGCAAATACTAGCAGATAACCTTAAACAGCTAGTTGGAAATCGCCACCCCATTCTCTATGCCGCAGCCGAACACTTATTCGGTGCTGGGGGGAAGCGAATCAGACCTGCAATAGTGCTACTTATATCGCGGGCAACCATGCTCGAAGAAGATATTACCCCGCGTCACCGACGACTGGCAGAAATTACAGAAATGATTCACACAGCCAGTCTAGTCCATGATGATGTAGTAGATGAATCAAATGTTCGTCGCGGTGTACCGACTGTACATAGTTTGTTTGGTAATCGCATTGCTGTGCTTGCAGGGGATTTTCTCTTTGCACAATCGTCTTGGTATTTAGCAAATCTAAATAATTTGGATGTTGTTAAACTGCTTTCTGAAGTAATTATGGACTTAGCCGCTGGAGAAATCCAACAAGGGCTAAATCGCTTTGATGCTAGTCTTTCTACGGAAACCTACCTGCAAAAAAGCTATTACAAAACAGCCTCATTAATTGCTAACAGTTCTAAGGCTGCTGGATTGATTAGTGAAACATCCCTAGAAACTGCCGAACACTTGTACAGCTATGGTCGCAATTTAGGTCTTTCCTTTCAAATAGTAGATGATATTCTTGATTTCACCAGTTCAACAGACACCCTGGGTAAACCAGCGGGTTCTGACCTCAAAAGTGGCAACCTGACAGCACCAGTTTTATTTGCTTTAGAAGAAAAACCCTACTTAGAAGTCCTGATTGAACGAGAGTTTTCCCAGGCAGGGGATTTAGAGCAAGCACTGGCACTAATCCATGATAGTCGAGGTATCCAAAGAGCTAGAGAATTAGCTGCTCACCATGCTAAGTTAGCCACCGAGTCTATCGGTGTTTTAGAACCATCAGCATCACGTGAAGCGCTGATGAATTTGACCGACTATGTACTAAGTCGGCTCTACTAA
- the hetZ gene encoding heterocyst differentiation protein HetZ, giving the protein MNSTAIATNQGKISISVEVIFQFLFRELQQSTKASEQNCHDVSVRITNEVLRICNESKRIQTSGSVESSAMSLAKHRLQQCIRYYQLGSSRGRVELHSTLSAIVYRYINPPHKQLSYQGRLTIIEDFLQSFYLEALNAFRRENQLGPTYRPQTLLELGEYMAFTERYGKRRIPLPGRQQQLIILRAQTFSKQQPLETSVDIEQASEGGSGEFDGSWEEPAIHQLRSAMAMQPEPEEDTLRSVVITELIDYLEEKEQSDCADYFALRLQDLSAPEIESILGLTSRQRDYLQQRFKYHLIRFALLHRWELVHEWLEVSLPTNLGLTPIQWETYLAQLDEKQKSILDLKQQGKPDEQISKTLGLSMAQLQKRWFKILEQAWEIRNSLVSGSSASTHEW; this is encoded by the coding sequence ATGAATTCAACAGCAATCGCAACTAATCAGGGGAAAATTTCTATCAGCGTGGAGGTCATCTTTCAATTCCTATTTAGGGAACTTCAACAGTCAACTAAGGCTTCGGAGCAAAATTGTCACGATGTGTCGGTGAGAATTACTAACGAAGTTCTGCGGATTTGCAATGAAAGTAAACGCATTCAAACTTCCGGGTCTGTAGAAAGTTCAGCCATGAGCCTAGCTAAACATCGGTTACAACAGTGTATTCGATACTATCAGTTAGGTTCAAGTCGTGGAAGGGTAGAATTACACAGCACACTGAGTGCTATTGTTTATCGTTATATTAATCCCCCTCACAAGCAATTAAGCTATCAAGGGCGATTGACTATCATTGAAGATTTTCTCCAGAGTTTTTATCTGGAGGCTTTAAATGCTTTTAGAAGGGAGAACCAATTAGGTCCGACCTATCGCCCCCAGACTCTGTTGGAATTGGGAGAATACATGGCATTTACCGAACGATATGGTAAACGTCGGATTCCACTCCCTGGAAGGCAGCAACAGCTAATTATTTTGCGGGCGCAAACCTTTTCCAAACAACAGCCTTTAGAAACAAGTGTAGATATAGAACAGGCATCAGAGGGTGGTAGTGGTGAGTTTGACGGTTCTTGGGAAGAGCCAGCTATCCATCAATTGCGCTCGGCTATGGCTATGCAGCCCGAACCAGAAGAAGATACCCTGCGCTCGGTTGTGATTACTGAATTAATAGATTATTTAGAAGAAAAAGAACAATCTGACTGTGCTGATTACTTTGCTTTGCGTCTTCAAGATTTATCAGCACCAGAGATTGAGTCAATTTTAGGTTTAACATCTCGGCAGCGTGATTACTTACAGCAACGGTTTAAATATCATTTAATTCGGTTTGCTCTTTTACATCGTTGGGAATTGGTTCATGAGTGGTTGGAAGTTTCTTTGCCAACTAATTTGGGTTTAACTCCAATTCAATGGGAAACTTACTTAGCACAACTAGATGAGAAACAAAAGTCTATCTTAGATTTGAAGCAGCAAGGAAAACCTGATGAGCAAATATCGAAGACATTAGGCTTGTCAATGGCACAATTACAAAAACGTTGGTTTAAGATTTTAGAACAAGCTTGGGAAATTCGGAATTCTTTAGTGTCCGGATCTAGTGCATCTACCCATGAATGGTGA
- a CDS encoding PatU → MQERFQAILKRRLQDQVEKNPPLFPWETQSMEYPDCVEEQSLGLVPVWGWTVHQSKLNLPIPLPEKVFWQLLEKCQVLLTSSLPLGAKLVQVVESMFPTDAQAINDLAGLVLRSSYRSADTLTATADVESDYFDLLPRQQMALSLMAAKQLLENLTLPISFTQPLVERQWLTTVGTLSIRVELRDLGKFMKLTVQGELPTPGILQLRGNDTQEFVKSETSEIPVIELQIDRNQPIYTLAVEFPGLDQQPLLLAIQVKI, encoded by the coding sequence GTGCAAGAACGTTTTCAAGCTATTCTTAAGCGTCGTTTACAAGACCAAGTAGAAAAAAATCCGCCGTTGTTCCCCTGGGAAACACAATCAATGGAGTATCCCGACTGTGTAGAAGAACAATCTCTGGGTTTAGTTCCTGTTTGGGGGTGGACTGTCCACCAATCTAAGCTTAATTTGCCTATTCCTTTGCCTGAAAAAGTTTTTTGGCAATTGCTGGAGAAATGTCAGGTGTTATTGACATCTTCTTTACCTCTGGGAGCTAAGTTAGTTCAGGTGGTAGAAAGTATGTTTCCTACGGATGCTCAAGCTATTAATGATTTGGCTGGGTTAGTCCTGAGAAGCTCTTATCGTTCTGCTGATACTTTGACGGCTACGGCTGATGTTGAGAGCGATTATTTTGATTTATTACCACGGCAACAAATGGCTTTGTCTTTAATGGCAGCCAAGCAGTTGTTGGAAAATTTAACTTTGCCAATTTCATTTACTCAGCCACTGGTAGAAAGACAATGGCTCACTACGGTGGGGACTTTGAGTATTCGAGTAGAATTACGGGATTTAGGTAAGTTCATGAAGTTGACGGTTCAGGGTGAATTACCTACGCCGGGGATTTTACAACTCCGGGGTAATGATACTCAAGAATTTGTGAAATCTGAGACTTCAGAAATACCAGTTATAGAGTTACAAATTGATAGAAATCAGCCAATTTATACTTTGGCAGTGGAGTTCCCTGGATTAGATCAACAGCCTTTATTGTTGGCTATTCAGGTGAAAATCTAA
- the remA gene encoding extracellular matrix/biofilm regulator RemA: protein MEIQLINIGFGNIVSANRVVAIVSPESAPIKRIITDARDRGQLVDATYGRRTRAVIITDSSHVILSAIQPETVANRFVISRDHHVVDN, encoded by the coding sequence ATGGAAATTCAATTAATCAATATCGGTTTTGGTAATATCGTCTCTGCCAACAGAGTCGTTGCCATAGTTAGTCCAGAATCTGCTCCCATTAAACGGATTATTACCGATGCTAGGGATAGAGGTCAATTAGTTGATGCTACCTATGGAAGACGGACTAGGGCAGTGATTATTACTGATTCTAGTCATGTTATTCTCTCGGCGATTCAGCCAGAAACAGTAGCCAATCGGTTTGTGATTTCTCGTGATCATCATGTTGTAGATAATTAA